The following proteins come from a genomic window of Lolium rigidum isolate FL_2022 chromosome 5, APGP_CSIRO_Lrig_0.1, whole genome shotgun sequence:
- the LOC124651610 gene encoding uncharacterized protein LOC124651610 translates to MGSCVSLSAAPALPTVATAKVVHVDGSMVQFATPVTAREALGSDATSSSSFLCSCDELRFDAPARALAAEEALQPGCLYFALPVSMLRRPLSGQDMAALAVKASSGLAAVANSSKGQGMARVAPLVAADEGERDGGRDHHVYGKYGPRKMGGSDRAVVQRLSAILEGQ, encoded by the coding sequence ATGGGCTCGTGCGTCTCGCTctcggcggcgccggcgctgccGACAGTGGCCACGGCGAAGGTGGTGCACGTGGACGGCTCCATGGTGCAGTTCGCGACGCCCGTCACGGCGCGGGAGGCTCTCGGCAGCGACGCCACCAGCTCCTCGAGCTTCCTCTGCAGCTGCGACGAGCTTCGATTCGACGCGCCCGCCCGCGCGCTGGCGGCCGAGGAGGCACTCCAGCCCGGGTGCCTCTACTTCGCGCTCCCCGTGTCCATGCTCCGCCGCCCGCTCTCCGGGCAGGACATGGCCGCCCTCGCCGTCAAGGCAAGCTCCGGTTTGGCCGCCGTCGCCAACAGCAGCAAAGGACAGGGTATGGCTCGAGTGGCGccgctcgtcgccgccgacgaggGTGAACGAGACGGCGGACGGGATCACCACGTCTACGGAAAATACGGCCCACGCAAGATGGGTGGTAGTGATCGTGCGGTCGTGCAAAGGCTGAGCGCCATTTTGGAAGGCCAGTGA
- the LOC124651689 gene encoding uncharacterized protein LOC124651689, which translates to MGSCVSRSPASGSGRAVATAKVVGLDGSMTQYSAPVTAGEALGDDNSRKGASVFLCSSDELRFDEPPRALADEEALQPGWLYFVLPVSMLRLALSGHEMAALAVRASSALAVASGVASPPRRKIVPGANGKTRKTARVAPLVVAPNNDEDAELADSGSSLHPYGKYGASNKTVRGGGHEKAGKTRKIAGYRSRGARHRRRAADVPRLSAILEDDDF; encoded by the coding sequence ATGGGCTCCTGCGTCTCGCGCTCGCCGGCGTCGGGGTCCGGGCGGGCGGTGGCCACGGCGAAGGTGGTCGGCCTGGACGGGTCCATGACGCAGTACTCGGCGCCAGTCACGGCGGGCGAGGCCCTGGGCGACGATAACAGCCGCAAAGGCGCGTCGGTCTTCCTGTGcagctccgacgagctccgcTTCGACGAGCCCCCGCGCGCGCTGGCGGACGAGGAGGCGCTGCAGCCCGGGTGGCTCTACTTCGTGCTCCCCGTCTCCATGCTCCGCCTGGCGCTCTCCGGGCACGAGATGGCCGCCCTGGCAGTCAGGGCCAGCTCCGCGCTCGCCGTCGCCAGCGGCGTCGCGTCCCCTCCGCGCCGCAAGATCGTGCCAGGAGCCAACGGCAAGACACGAAAGACGGCGCGAGTGGCGCCCCTCGTTGTTGCCCCCAACAATGACGAGGACGCCGAACTAGCAGACAGTGGATCGAGTCTGCACCCATACGGCAAATACGGTGCCTCGAACAAGACggtgcgcggcggcggccatgagaAGGCGGGGAAGACGAGGAAGATAGCAGGCTACAGAAGCCGCGgcgctcgtcatcgtcgtcgtgcgGCAGATGTGCCGAGGTTAAGCGCCATTCTGGAAGACGATGACTTCTGA